A part of Candidatus Caldatribacterium sp. genomic DNA contains:
- a CDS encoding glutamate--tRNA ligase, producing the protein MSATVRVRFAPSPTGFLHLGGARTALFNWAFARKHRGVFILRIEDTDLTRSTEESVQVILESLKWLGLFWDEGPEVGGPYGPYFQSQRLHFYREYAEKLRDAGFAYECFCTPEELKARKEEVIAQGGSWRYDRRCLNLSAKEKEAFRREGRKPVLRFRIPEGTTTFIDMLRGEVTFDNDELDDFVIMKSDGMPTYNFACVVDDALMRITHVIRGDDHISNTPRQVLLYKALGFPCPEFAHIPMILGKDRTRLSKRHGSPSVTYYRDMGYLPEAMVNYLARLSWATGEEEKEIFTREEIIERFSLDQVTKHAAVFDLDKLNWMNGVYLRSADPQRLRDILVDILKRNGVVEDRDCTPEFLEYCTKVVLLMRERIRYVAQILEEATYFFTEDYPYDGEAVEAVLRKEGVPEILQVSSELLAGLQTFDAATIEAAIRAEAERRGKKAAEFIHPLRVAVSGKRVGPGLFELLEVLGRKRVLARIARTLEFLRGEGKA; encoded by the coding sequence ATGAGTGCCACGGTTCGGGTTCGCTTTGCACCGAGTCCCACAGGGTTTCTGCACCTTGGGGGGGCAAGGACAGCGCTCTTCAACTGGGCTTTTGCCCGCAAGCATCGAGGAGTTTTCATTCTCCGCATTGAGGATACCGATCTCACCCGGTCTACCGAAGAGTCTGTCCAGGTCATTCTTGAGAGTCTCAAATGGCTTGGTCTTTTCTGGGACGAGGGACCGGAAGTCGGTGGTCCGTACGGTCCGTACTTCCAGAGCCAGCGCCTCCATTTCTATCGGGAGTACGCTGAGAAACTTCGCGATGCCGGTTTCGCGTATGAGTGCTTCTGTACCCCTGAGGAGCTCAAGGCTCGGAAAGAAGAGGTCATAGCCCAGGGAGGCAGCTGGAGGTACGACCGCAGATGCCTCAACCTAAGTGCAAAGGAAAAAGAGGCCTTCCGCAGGGAAGGGCGAAAGCCAGTGCTCCGGTTTCGGATTCCTGAGGGTACGACGACGTTTATCGACATGCTCCGGGGGGAAGTAACCTTTGACAACGATGAGCTCGATGACTTTGTCATTATGAAGTCCGACGGCATGCCGACGTACAATTTCGCCTGTGTGGTCGACGATGCCCTCATGCGTATTACTCACGTCATTCGTGGGGATGATCACATCTCGAATACCCCTCGCCAGGTTCTCCTCTACAAGGCGCTGGGATTCCCGTGTCCGGAATTCGCCCATATTCCCATGATTTTGGGAAAGGATAGAACCCGTCTGAGCAAGCGTCATGGGTCCCCTTCAGTTACGTACTATCGGGACATGGGCTACCTTCCTGAGGCCATGGTGAACTACCTTGCCCGCCTGAGCTGGGCAACGGGGGAGGAAGAGAAGGAAATCTTCACCCGTGAGGAAATCATAGAACGGTTTTCCCTTGACCAGGTGACAAAGCACGCAGCCGTTTTCGACCTCGATAAGCTCAACTGGATGAACGGTGTGTACCTGCGGAGTGCCGATCCCCAGAGGTTGCGGGATATCCTTGTTGATATTCTCAAGCGAAATGGTGTCGTGGAGGACAGGGACTGTACTCCGGAGTTCCTCGAGTACTGTACAAAGGTAGTTCTCCTCATGCGGGAGCGTATTCGGTACGTGGCGCAGATTCTCGAAGAGGCAACGTACTTCTTCACCGAGGACTACCCGTACGATGGAGAGGCGGTGGAGGCGGTTCTCAGGAAAGAAGGGGTTCCTGAAATTCTCCAGGTTTCCTCTGAGCTTTTGGCAGGCCTTCAAACCTTTGATGCCGCTACCATTGAGGCGGCGATTCGGGCTGAAGCCGAGCGGAGAGGGAAAAAGGCTGCGGAGTTCATCCATCCCCTCCGGGTAGCGGTGTCAGGCAAAAGAGTCGGTCCAGGGCTTTTCGAACTTCTTGAGGTTTTGGGGAGGAAACGGGTTCTTGCCCGCATCGCAAGGACCCTGGAATTCCTCAGGGGAGAGGGGAAAGCATAG
- a CDS encoding gluconokinase, which translates to MADRLFLAVDIGTSSLKACVFDSPGNLLATAKREYPTHSPKAGYAEQDPEEIFASLLSALKELTSSFPGSTFEALAFDAMLHSFLLVDEKGTPLAPLWNWMDTRSFQEVEEFRKTYEEENLYAFTASPLHTIYHPPRVLWFKKHLPWLWSKASKILSIKDWILWRLTGELFCDYSTASGTGLLELERKAWSETICKLLEISPLLLPSLCEPDFSLPLRNEDFAREVGLPLGIPVVWGGGDGPFANLGEGCFREREMVVSVGSSGAVRMCAHRPVFDPKRQSWCYYLASDIWVGGGAINNGGIVFSWMRDLVKGDEITLDPFRRHPLFLPFLTGERSPYWDPYARGILFGLSFFHTPEEFLQAAYEGVAFSVRALFEMLRRVMGDPKRVVIGGGFALSRTGRRVLCDVLGVEVAVSTYPSSSAKGAFLVALKALGGISSFDDLPPDFFPVEEVLFPEREASSFYERLFHLWEKLYEANAPLFREFIRFGLA; encoded by the coding sequence ATGGCAGATCGCCTTTTCCTTGCTGTGGATATTGGGACTTCTTCGCTCAAAGCCTGTGTCTTCGATTCCCCTGGTAACCTTCTTGCTACCGCAAAACGAGAGTATCCTACTCACTCTCCAAAAGCTGGGTACGCTGAGCAGGATCCAGAGGAGATTTTTGCTTCTCTTTTGAGCGCCTTAAAGGAACTAACCTCCTCTTTTCCTGGAAGCACCTTCGAAGCCTTGGCTTTTGACGCCATGCTCCACAGTTTCCTCCTTGTGGATGAAAAGGGAACCCCCCTTGCTCCCCTTTGGAACTGGATGGATACTCGATCCTTCCAAGAGGTAGAAGAGTTTCGGAAGACCTACGAAGAAGAAAACCTCTACGCCTTTACTGCTTCTCCTCTCCACACGATTTACCATCCTCCCCGGGTGCTCTGGTTCAAAAAACACCTTCCTTGGCTTTGGTCGAAGGCTTCGAAAATCTTGAGCATCAAGGACTGGATTCTCTGGAGGCTCACTGGAGAACTTTTCTGTGACTACTCCACAGCTTCAGGAACGGGGCTTCTTGAGCTTGAGAGGAAAGCCTGGAGCGAGACAATCTGCAAACTCCTTGAGATTTCCCCACTTCTTCTTCCTTCCCTCTGCGAGCCAGATTTCTCCCTTCCCCTGCGAAACGAGGACTTTGCCCGGGAGGTTGGGTTGCCTCTTGGGATTCCCGTGGTTTGGGGTGGAGGAGACGGGCCCTTTGCAAACCTTGGGGAGGGATGTTTTCGGGAAAGAGAAATGGTTGTGAGTGTAGGTTCTTCTGGGGCGGTACGCATGTGTGCTCACCGGCCGGTCTTTGACCCCAAGAGGCAATCCTGGTGCTACTACCTTGCTTCCGACATCTGGGTCGGTGGGGGAGCAATCAATAATGGAGGTATTGTCTTTTCCTGGATGCGGGATCTCGTGAAGGGGGACGAGATTACCCTTGATCCCTTCCGGAGGCATCCTCTCTTTCTTCCTTTTCTGACCGGTGAGCGGAGCCCCTACTGGGACCCCTATGCCCGGGGAATACTCTTTGGCCTTTCCTTTTTCCACACTCCGGAGGAATTTTTGCAGGCAGCATACGAAGGTGTGGCATTTTCCGTGCGCGCTCTCTTTGAGATGCTCCGACGAGTCATGGGGGACCCGAAACGGGTGGTGATCGGTGGGGGTTTTGCCCTCTCGAGAACAGGACGAAGAGTCCTCTGCGACGTTCTTGGGGTTGAAGTGGCGGTGAGTACGTATCCCTCCTCTTCGGCAAAAGGCGCATTCCTTGTGGCCTTGAAAGCTCTGGGGGGAATCTCGTCCTTCGACGATCTCCCCCCCGATTTCTTCCCTGTTGAAGAGGTTCTCTTCCCGGAAAGGGAGGCCTCTTCTTTCTATGAGCGCCTTTTCCACCTCTGGGAAAAGCTCTACGAGGCCAATGCCCCCCTTTTCCGGGAATTTATCCGGTTTGGTCTTGCCTGA